From a region of the Impatiens glandulifera chromosome 4, dImpGla2.1, whole genome shotgun sequence genome:
- the LOC124936777 gene encoding uncharacterized protein LOC124936777 isoform X2, with the protein MRSVSEECTALTNKMTSQEIHKGQHIKDTMYGPELWTDGLICAFEYVQVQKRSFRPRSNLKPARKDSQTMKKQLPDVSSPKESPMLESTPLNHFEAGNPLDDQNQTSQPEYLQAMENYTGSHWVPIGWDRISQLVQAVKVSTCWSSEQSDIISYEDDLTVADLAAPYWERPSGPIWWCHLVAGHPSVDTFLNNAHWLHPAVSIALRDESRLISERMKHLLYEIPVRVAGGLLFELLGQSSGDPYVDEDDIPVVLRSWQAQNFLLTVLHMKGSASSINVLGITEVQELLLAGCSNSPRSVHEVIAHLACRLARWDDRRNHEDLKLFSIILNQEIRRLSRQVIRVKWSLHAREEIVFELIQHLRGNITKTLLEGIRKSTREMIEEQEAVRGRLFTIQDVMQSTVRAWLQDRSLRVTHNLAVFGGCGLVLSIITGLFGINVDGIPGAQNTPYAFALFTALVVILGIVLISVGILYLGLKKPIDEEKVQVRKLELQELVKMFQHEAETHAKVRKNVSRHNLPPTGSDQFVDDANYVLIN; encoded by the exons ATGAGAAGTGTTAGTGAGGAGTGCACAGCTTTGACTAATAAGATGACAAGTCAAGAAATTCACAAGGGACAACACATAAAGGACACAATGTATGGGCCTGAGCTGTGGACTGATGGACTTATTTGTGCGTTTGAATATGTTCAAGTCCAGAAGAGGTCATTTAGGCCAAGGTCTAATTTGAAGCCAGCTCGAAAGGATAGTCAGACCATGAAGAAACAGCTGCCTGATGTTTCTTCTCCAAAGGAAAGTCCTATGCTTGAATCAACGCCTCTAAACCATTTTGAGGCTGGTAACCCTTTGGACGATCAAAACCAGACCTCTCAACCGGAGTATTTGCAGGCCATGGAGAACTATACAGGGAGCCATTGGGTTCCAATTGGTTGGGACAGGATATCTCAACTTGTTCAAGCAGTGAAAGTTAGTACATGCTGGTCCTCTGAGCAGTCAGATATCATATCTTATGAAGATGACCTTACTGTTGCAGATTTAGCTGCTCCTTATTGGGAGAGACCATCTGGACCAATATGGTGGTGCCATTTGGTGGCTGGTCATCCTTCTGTTGATACATTTCTAAACAATGCCCATTGGTTGCATCCTGCTGTTAGCATTGCACTTAGAGATGAAAGCCGGCTAATCAGCGAGCGTATGAAACATTTGTTGTATGAG ATTCCAGTGAGGGTAGCTGGGGGCTTATTGTTTGAACTATTGGGGCAGTCATCGGGTGATCCTTATGTTGATGAAGATGATATCCCTGTTGTGCTTCGTTCTTGGCAAGCCCAGAACTTCTTGTTAACAGTTTTGCATATGAAAGGTTCTGCATCAAGTATAAATGTATTGGGTATCACTGAAGTTCAG GAGCTTTTGTTAGCTGGATGTTCCAATTCACCAAGATCCGTTCATGAGGTCATAGCACATCTAGCCTGCCGCCTTGCTAGATGGGACGATAG GAGGAACCATGAAGATTTGAAACTTTTCAGTATTATTTTGAACCAAGAAATCAGAAGGCTGTCGAGACAG GTTATCAGAGTGAAATGGTCACTCCATGCAAGAGAAGAGATTGTTTTCGAGCTTATTCAACATTTAAGGGGTAACATAACCAAAACTTTGCTAGAAGGAATAAGAAAGAGTACGAGAGAAATGATTGAGGAACAGGAAGCAGTTCGTGGGCGCTTGTTTACCATCCAAGATGTCATGCAAAGCACCGTGCGTGCTTGGTTGCAG GATAGGAGTCTCCGTGTTACCCATAATTTGGCTGTGTTTGGAGGATGTGGACTTGTTCTGTCGATCATAACAGGGCTGTTTGGCATCAATGTTGATGGAATCCCAGGAGCACAAAACACTCCATATGCATTTGCACTGTTTACTGCCCTTGTTGTTATCTTGGGAATTGTGTTGATCAGTGTTGGAATTCTCTACCTTGGCCTGAAAAAGCCCATAGATGAAGAGAAGGTTCAAGTCAGGAAGTTGGAACTTCAAGAATTAGTTAAAATGTTCCAGCACGAAGCTGAAACTCATGCTAAGGTTCGAAAGAACGTTTCTCGTCATAACCTGCCTCCAACTGGATCCGATCAATTTGTAGATGATGCAAATTATGTTCTCATCAACTAA
- the LOC124936777 gene encoding uncharacterized protein LOC124936777 isoform X1 yields MRSVSEECTALTNKMTSQEIHKGQHIKDTMYGPELWTDGLICAFEYVQVQKRSFRPRSNLKPARKDSQTMKKQLPDVSSPKESPMLESTPLNHFEAGNPLDDQNQTSQPEYLQAMENYTGSHWVPIGWDRISQLVQAVKVSTCWSSEQSDIISYEDDLTVADLAAPYWERPSGPIWWCHLVAGHPSVDTFLNNAHWLHPAVSIALRDESRLISERMKHLLYEIPVRVAGGLLFELLGQSSGDPYVDEDDIPVVLRSWQAQNFLLTVLHMKGSASSINVLGITEVQELLLAGCSNSPRSVHEVIAHLACRLARWDDRIFRKSIFGEADEMELKFMNRRNHEDLKLFSIILNQEIRRLSRQVIRVKWSLHAREEIVFELIQHLRGNITKTLLEGIRKSTREMIEEQEAVRGRLFTIQDVMQSTVRAWLQDRSLRVTHNLAVFGGCGLVLSIITGLFGINVDGIPGAQNTPYAFALFTALVVILGIVLISVGILYLGLKKPIDEEKVQVRKLELQELVKMFQHEAETHAKVRKNVSRHNLPPTGSDQFVDDANYVLIN; encoded by the exons ATGAGAAGTGTTAGTGAGGAGTGCACAGCTTTGACTAATAAGATGACAAGTCAAGAAATTCACAAGGGACAACACATAAAGGACACAATGTATGGGCCTGAGCTGTGGACTGATGGACTTATTTGTGCGTTTGAATATGTTCAAGTCCAGAAGAGGTCATTTAGGCCAAGGTCTAATTTGAAGCCAGCTCGAAAGGATAGTCAGACCATGAAGAAACAGCTGCCTGATGTTTCTTCTCCAAAGGAAAGTCCTATGCTTGAATCAACGCCTCTAAACCATTTTGAGGCTGGTAACCCTTTGGACGATCAAAACCAGACCTCTCAACCGGAGTATTTGCAGGCCATGGAGAACTATACAGGGAGCCATTGGGTTCCAATTGGTTGGGACAGGATATCTCAACTTGTTCAAGCAGTGAAAGTTAGTACATGCTGGTCCTCTGAGCAGTCAGATATCATATCTTATGAAGATGACCTTACTGTTGCAGATTTAGCTGCTCCTTATTGGGAGAGACCATCTGGACCAATATGGTGGTGCCATTTGGTGGCTGGTCATCCTTCTGTTGATACATTTCTAAACAATGCCCATTGGTTGCATCCTGCTGTTAGCATTGCACTTAGAGATGAAAGCCGGCTAATCAGCGAGCGTATGAAACATTTGTTGTATGAG ATTCCAGTGAGGGTAGCTGGGGGCTTATTGTTTGAACTATTGGGGCAGTCATCGGGTGATCCTTATGTTGATGAAGATGATATCCCTGTTGTGCTTCGTTCTTGGCAAGCCCAGAACTTCTTGTTAACAGTTTTGCATATGAAAGGTTCTGCATCAAGTATAAATGTATTGGGTATCACTGAAGTTCAG GAGCTTTTGTTAGCTGGATGTTCCAATTCACCAAGATCCGTTCATGAGGTCATAGCACATCTAGCCTGCCGCCTTGCTAGATGGGACGATAG GATATTTAGAAAGTCCATATTTGGGGAAGCTGATGAAATGGAATTGAAGTTTATGAATAG GAGGAACCATGAAGATTTGAAACTTTTCAGTATTATTTTGAACCAAGAAATCAGAAGGCTGTCGAGACAG GTTATCAGAGTGAAATGGTCACTCCATGCAAGAGAAGAGATTGTTTTCGAGCTTATTCAACATTTAAGGGGTAACATAACCAAAACTTTGCTAGAAGGAATAAGAAAGAGTACGAGAGAAATGATTGAGGAACAGGAAGCAGTTCGTGGGCGCTTGTTTACCATCCAAGATGTCATGCAAAGCACCGTGCGTGCTTGGTTGCAG GATAGGAGTCTCCGTGTTACCCATAATTTGGCTGTGTTTGGAGGATGTGGACTTGTTCTGTCGATCATAACAGGGCTGTTTGGCATCAATGTTGATGGAATCCCAGGAGCACAAAACACTCCATATGCATTTGCACTGTTTACTGCCCTTGTTGTTATCTTGGGAATTGTGTTGATCAGTGTTGGAATTCTCTACCTTGGCCTGAAAAAGCCCATAGATGAAGAGAAGGTTCAAGTCAGGAAGTTGGAACTTCAAGAATTAGTTAAAATGTTCCAGCACGAAGCTGAAACTCATGCTAAGGTTCGAAAGAACGTTTCTCGTCATAACCTGCCTCCAACTGGATCCGATCAATTTGTAGATGATGCAAATTATGTTCTCATCAACTAA